The Kiritimatiellia bacterium genome window below encodes:
- a CDS encoding Gfo/Idh/MocA family oxidoreductase has translation MSSKYRVMIVGMGKRGMHHAQTFLANGRFEISAICDIDENRLQAAAAKLGNPRTGPNAETLIKEAKPDVFCFCTLPKLRLDMIKLAVKGKAKLIAFEKPVALTSAEGMKIKKLLDKKGVKAVVSHQHRYGEHYRKVKEIIASGALGRVHTVYGTASGWMMHMLSHLIDYTRWFNDQAGAEWVMAQAAGRGKLADAHPSPDYIAGFVQFKNGVRGIIECGAGAPDVPEVDYWWRKCRIGAQGTEGFAEVLTGSGWRAVTKNGGAQNGPGCMNYELDMPPYIQEIADWLDDDRKIHPCNFESAYQGFEIMMAFCRSMIQGGQVALPLAKPMDEIKKLGKKLPAAKVMLSNPQNAGEYH, from the coding sequence ATGAGCAGCAAATATCGCGTAATGATCGTCGGCATGGGCAAACGCGGCATGCATCACGCCCAGACTTTCCTCGCCAACGGCCGGTTTGAAATTTCCGCCATCTGCGACATAGATGAAAACCGCCTGCAGGCCGCCGCAGCCAAACTGGGCAATCCAAGAACCGGCCCAAACGCCGAAACCCTGATTAAGGAAGCAAAACCGGACGTGTTCTGTTTCTGCACGCTCCCCAAACTGCGGCTGGATATGATCAAGCTGGCCGTCAAGGGCAAGGCCAAGCTGATCGCCTTTGAAAAACCGGTTGCGCTCACCAGCGCCGAGGGCATGAAAATCAAAAAGTTATTGGACAAAAAGGGCGTCAAAGCCGTGGTCAGCCACCAGCACCGCTATGGCGAACATTACCGCAAAGTGAAGGAAATAATCGCTTCCGGCGCGCTCGGCCGCGTGCACACGGTCTACGGCACGGCCTCCGGCTGGATGATGCATATGCTGAGCCACCTGATTGACTATACCCGCTGGTTTAACGATCAGGCCGGGGCCGAATGGGTCATGGCCCAGGCCGCCGGACGCGGCAAGCTCGCCGATGCCCACCCCTCCCCGGATTATATCGCCGGCTTTGTCCAGTTCAAAAACGGCGTGCGCGGCATCATTGAATGCGGCGCCGGCGCCCCCGACGTGCCCGAAGTTGACTACTGGTGGCGCAAATGCCGCATCGGCGCCCAGGGAACAGAAGGATTTGCGGAAGTCCTGACCGGGAGCGGCTGGCGGGCGGTTACCAAAAACGGCGGCGCCCAAAACGGACCCGGTTGCATGAATTATGAACTTGATATGCCGCCTTATATCCAGGAAATCGCCGACTGGCTTGACGACGACCGGAAAATTCATCCGTGCAATTTTGAGAGCGCCTACCAGGGCTTTGAAATCATGATGGCGTTTTGCCGCTCCATGATCCAGGGCGGACAGGTTGCCCTGCCGCTGGCCAAGCCCATGGATGAAATCAAAAAGCTGGGCAAAAAACTGCCGGCGGCCAAAGTCATGCTGTCAAATCCGCAAAACGCCGGGGAATACCACTGA
- the nagB gene encoding glucosamine-6-phosphate deaminase, giving the protein MEAIIRPDKDGACLLTARLIASALRSKPDLVLGLATGRTMERVYEMLAAMHRQEGLDFSGCRTFNLDEYVGLSGDEQTSYRFYMNQHLFSKINIKPENTHLPNGKAEDLAAECARYEEKIARSGGIDFQLLGIGQDGHIGFNEPLSALRSRTRVKALSPDTIRQNAQFFSSPANMPRRAITMGVGTILESKRCVLLATGEAKAAIIAKAVEGPITSMISASALQLHPHCTIIVDEAAALKLERIDYYRWVFVNEPEWQEYISG; this is encoded by the coding sequence ATGGAAGCAATCATCAGGCCTGATAAAGACGGCGCCTGCCTCCTGACTGCGCGCCTGATAGCCAGCGCCCTCCGCTCCAAGCCGGACCTCGTGCTCGGCCTGGCCACCGGCCGCACCATGGAACGGGTGTATGAGATGCTGGCCGCAATGCATCGCCAGGAAGGCCTTGATTTTTCCGGATGCCGGACCTTCAACCTGGATGAATACGTCGGCCTCTCCGGCGACGAACAGACTTCCTACCGGTTTTATATGAACCAACACCTTTTCAGCAAGATCAATATCAAGCCTGAAAACACGCATTTGCCGAACGGCAAAGCCGAAGATCTGGCCGCGGAATGCGCGCGTTACGAAGAAAAAATCGCACGGAGCGGCGGCATTGATTTCCAGCTTCTGGGAATAGGGCAGGACGGCCATATCGGCTTCAACGAACCGCTTTCCGCCTTGCGTTCCCGCACGCGCGTCAAGGCGCTTTCCCCCGACACCATCCGGCAAAACGCGCAGTTTTTCAGCAGTCCCGCCAATATGCCGCGCCGCGCCATCACGATGGGCGTGGGAACCATCCTGGAAAGCAAGCGCTGCGTTCTCCTGGCGACCGGCGAGGCCAAAGCCGCGATCATCGCCAAGGCGGTTGAAGGCCCCATCACCTCAATGATCTCGGCTTCGGCCCTCCAGCTCCACCCGCATTGCACCATCATCGTTGACGAAGCCGCCGCCTTGAAACTGGAACGGATTGATTATTACCGCTGGGTTTTCGTCAATGAACCGGAATGGCAGGAATATATCAGCGGCTGA
- a CDS encoding Xaa-Pro peptidase family protein — protein MNKISLEEFKRRHTEARRKINERKLDALLVHSDEAEFANVRYFSDYWPIFESAGVFIPAEGDATLLIGPESETFARDHSVIKDIKKILYYRESAEPNYPGITLDKFEDIFKSANNGKGVKRLGVAGYTAMPVTIYEAMRQALPNAEIIRADDIMYEMRMIKSEPEIAMLREAFRISDLAVADVLDHIRPGMTELQAVGLAQESFYRNGAEYEAHPTYVLSGPNSSHAIGRPGHRVIQQGDLVQLNIGARVGGYSPSIGVPICMGKMDAKMRDLVAFGLEAHVKTMEWMKAGVPAGTVAASFFEFVKKRGYEKNLLYGPCHGLGMMEVERPWMETTSTYPLRENMTFQVDTFLYCPQYGLRWETGARITASGVEAFSGKFRKIIEIA, from the coding sequence ATGAATAAAATATCTCTTGAAGAGTTCAAACGGCGCCATACCGAAGCTCGGCGCAAAATCAATGAACGCAAGCTGGATGCCCTGCTCGTCCACAGCGACGAGGCCGAATTCGCCAACGTGCGATATTTTTCCGACTACTGGCCCATCTTTGAAAGCGCCGGCGTCTTCATCCCGGCCGAGGGAGACGCCACCCTGCTGATCGGACCGGAAAGCGAGACTTTCGCGCGCGACCACAGCGTGATCAAGGACATCAAAAAAATCCTTTATTACCGCGAATCGGCCGAGCCGAATTATCCCGGAATAACTTTGGATAAATTTGAGGACATCTTCAAATCCGCCAACAACGGCAAGGGCGTCAAACGGCTGGGCGTCGCCGGTTACACCGCCATGCCCGTTACCATTTATGAGGCCATGCGCCAGGCTCTGCCGAACGCCGAAATCATCAGGGCCGACGACATCATGTATGAAATGCGCATGATCAAAAGCGAACCGGAAATTGCCATGCTCCGGGAGGCCTTCCGCATTTCCGACCTGGCCGTGGCAGACGTGCTTGACCACATTCGCCCCGGCATGACCGAGCTTCAGGCGGTCGGCCTGGCGCAGGAATCGTTTTACCGGAACGGCGCCGAGTACGAGGCGCACCCCACCTATGTCCTCTCCGGCCCCAACAGTTCCCATGCCATCGGCCGGCCGGGACACCGCGTAATTCAGCAGGGCGACCTTGTCCAGCTGAACATCGGCGCCCGGGTTGGCGGATATTCACCCAGCATCGGAGTTCCGATCTGCATGGGCAAAATGGACGCCAAAATGCGCGACCTGGTCGCCTTCGGCCTGGAAGCTCATGTCAAAACCATGGAGTGGATGAAGGCCGGCGTGCCCGCCGGCACGGTCGCCGCCAGCTTTTTTGAGTTTGTCAAAAAACGCGGTTATGAAAAAAACCTGCTCTACGGCCCCTGCCACGGCCTGGGCATGATGGAAGTGGAACGTCCCTGGATGGAAACAACCTCAACTTACCCGCTGCGCGAAAATATGACCTTCCAGGTTGACACTTTCCTCTACTGCCCGCAATACGGCCTGCGCTGGGAAACCGGCGCGCGCATAACCGCATCCGGAGTGGAAGCGTTTTCCGGCAAATTCCGCAAAATAATTGAGATCGCCTGA
- a CDS encoding glycosyltransferase family 4 protein encodes MQDGKLIFVSPRFAEGPTVGGAETLLKASARHARAMGFKVTFLTTCARDHFTWRNELESGARNIDGLDVHFFRVDEDRDIGAFLRVQDAISRRGIYSLEDEKTWLVNSVNSRALCDYLRREADNCDWIIIGPYLFGLSYFAARIRPAKTILAPCLHDEGFAYARSFREMFRDAAGIMFNSGPEMDLGQKLYGLPAEKCAVVGMGMDFFEAPPELFAEKHDFHEPYLIYSGRREAGKGIPLLLDYFSLFRQRQKTALKMVFTGSGRIDPPPGLEPHILDLGFVAEEKKRAAMAGAVAFCHPSVNESFGIVLLESWLARTPALVHARCAVNHDHCRKSNGGLWFASYPEFEEELLLLAGNRNLRDRMGRAGRDYVLREYDWKNIESKFCAALDQFAEKFYPPASLATQSSQR; translated from the coding sequence ATGCAAGACGGTAAATTGATTTTTGTTTCCCCCCGTTTCGCCGAAGGCCCGACCGTCGGCGGGGCCGAAACGCTGCTGAAAGCTTCGGCCCGACACGCCCGGGCCATGGGGTTCAAAGTCACCTTTCTGACCACCTGCGCCCGCGATCATTTCACCTGGCGCAACGAACTGGAAAGCGGCGCGCGGAATATTGACGGACTTGACGTCCATTTCTTCCGGGTGGATGAAGACCGGGATATCGGCGCTTTCCTCCGCGTTCAGGATGCCATCAGCCGCCGGGGAATTTATAGCCTGGAAGACGAAAAAACGTGGCTGGTTAACAGCGTCAACAGCCGCGCCCTGTGCGATTATTTGCGCCGAGAGGCCGATAACTGCGACTGGATAATCATCGGCCCCTACCTTTTCGGCCTCTCGTATTTTGCCGCGCGAATCCGCCCGGCAAAAACCATCCTGGCGCCCTGTCTCCACGACGAGGGATTCGCCTATGCGCGCTCTTTCCGGGAAATGTTCAGGGACGCCGCGGGTATCATGTTCAACTCCGGGCCGGAAATGGACCTGGGGCAAAAGCTTTACGGCCTGCCCGCGGAAAAATGCGCCGTGGTTGGCATGGGCATGGATTTTTTTGAAGCGCCGCCGGAGCTTTTTGCCGAAAAACATGATTTTCATGAGCCCTATCTCATTTATTCCGGCCGGCGCGAGGCGGGCAAGGGCATCCCGCTCCTCCTTGATTATTTCTCCCTCTTCCGCCAACGCCAAAAAACCGCCCTGAAAATGGTTTTCACCGGCTCCGGCCGGATTGACCCCCCCCCCGGCCTGGAGCCCCATATTCTTGACCTGGGATTTGTGGCGGAGGAGAAGAAGCGCGCGGCCATGGCCGGGGCCGTTGCTTTCTGCCATCCCTCCGTCAATGAAAGCTTCGGCATCGTTTTGCTGGAATCATGGCTGGCCCGCACGCCGGCCCTGGTCCATGCCCGCTGCGCCGTCAACCATGACCACTGCCGAAAAAGCAACGGCGGATTGTGGTTCGCCTCTTACCCCGAATTTGAGGAGGAGCTTCTTTTGCTGGCCGGCAACCGCAATCTGCGCGACCGCATGGGGCGCGCCGGACGGGATTATGTTTTGCGCGAATATGACTGGAAGAATATTGAAAGCAAATTTTGCGCGGCTCTGGACCAATTTGCGGAGAAATTTTACCCGCCCGCTTCGCTTGCGACACAGAGTTCGCAACGATAG
- a CDS encoding glycosyltransferase codes for MKAIHQFTAGFTKGDAISNEAVLLRKIFRSWGYESHIFCEPHRVLPQLRPQTYDAALAETILKPGDLAVLHLSIGSAVNDLFAALKCRRAIIYHNITPPEYFRGIHEQIARDLAWGRQQAAKLAGAAEIVMAVSRFNADELKSMGYGPAQILPLILDASALKSSPDRGVLRSLADGKTNVLFVGRGAPNKRIEDLLCAFHYFQSTLEKNSRFIHVGSYTGLERYQALVQALARRLDIRNCVFAGSVNQQELNAYYAGAHLFLCMSEHEGFCIPLLESMVHDLPVMAYAAGAVPETLAGAGVLFREKNWDEAAEMAGKILNDRELRAGIISGQRERLRRYTGRDLEGELKKTLAPVLAR; via the coding sequence GTGAAGGCGATCCATCAATTCACGGCCGGTTTCACGAAAGGCGACGCCATCAGCAACGAGGCCGTGCTCCTGCGGAAAATTTTCCGCTCCTGGGGATATGAATCGCATATCTTCTGCGAACCGCACCGCGTCCTGCCGCAGTTGCGCCCTCAAACTTACGACGCCGCCCTGGCGGAAACTATCCTGAAACCCGGCGACCTGGCCGTGCTCCATCTCTCAATCGGCTCGGCCGTGAACGATCTCTTCGCCGCCCTGAAATGCCGCCGGGCCATCATTTATCACAACATCACCCCCCCGGAATATTTCCGCGGAATTCACGAACAGATCGCGCGCGACCTGGCCTGGGGCCGACAACAGGCCGCAAAACTGGCCGGCGCCGCCGAAATCGTCATGGCCGTCAGCCGGTTCAACGCGGACGAATTGAAAAGCATGGGATACGGCCCAGCGCAAATTCTCCCCCTCATTCTTGACGCCTCCGCCTTAAAATCAAGCCCCGACCGCGGCGTTCTGCGCTCCCTGGCCGACGGCAAAACCAATGTGCTTTTTGTCGGCCGCGGCGCGCCCAACAAACGGATTGAAGATTTGCTCTGCGCCTTTCATTACTTCCAGTCAACCCTGGAAAAGAACTCGCGCTTCATCCACGTGGGCTCATATACCGGCCTGGAAAGATACCAGGCGCTGGTGCAGGCCCTGGCGCGGCGGCTGGATATCCGGAACTGTGTTTTTGCCGGAAGCGTCAACCAGCAGGAACTGAACGCCTATTACGCGGGGGCGCATTTGTTCCTGTGCATGAGCGAACACGAGGGCTTCTGCATCCCCCTCCTGGAAAGCATGGTCCACGACCTGCCCGTCATGGCCTACGCGGCCGGCGCCGTGCCGGAAACTCTCGCCGGCGCAGGCGTTCTCTTCCGGGAAAAAAACTGGGACGAGGCGGCGGAAATGGCGGGGAAAATATTGAACGACCGAGAGTTGCGCGCCGGAATTATTTCAGGGCAAAGGGAGCGCCTGCGCCGTTATACGGGCCGCGACTTGGAGGGCGAATTGAAAAAAACGCTCGCCCCCGTCCTGGCGCGCTGA
- a CDS encoding AraC family transcriptional regulator, with product MTPETGMIRNVTRPSAVRPVFERATITEARATRVIPRHQHVNYEIIFVDRGVYRCLHNGIDFTLGRNGLLVIKPGDWHTDIFDGKYLRYFGLGFSLNPASCAPASIFREGTPVEKQRFAAKREEFLPLIEKIRRESRAGDFVSAHIQDALVLEFFYRMIRAVPREILSDYYVATSRAASFSASLVSVINEQLTRKLNVGELASALGVSESSLAHKCREILHCSPARLFRQVKLNRAMRMLKSTDMLVKEVSDYLGFENQFHFSRAFKKAFGKTPSEAQNDKTPSPL from the coding sequence ATGACGCCTGAAACGGGAATGATCCGCAACGTAACGCGGCCCTCCGCGGTTCGGCCCGTGTTTGAACGCGCGACAATTACAGAAGCGAGGGCAACCCGCGTTATTCCACGGCATCAGCACGTGAATTACGAGATTATCTTCGTGGACCGGGGCGTTTACCGGTGCCTTCATAACGGGATTGATTTTACGCTCGGCAGGAACGGATTGCTCGTCATCAAGCCCGGCGATTGGCATACGGATATTTTTGACGGAAAATATCTCCGTTATTTCGGGCTGGGATTCAGCCTCAACCCGGCGTCCTGCGCGCCGGCATCCATTTTCCGCGAAGGTACCCCGGTGGAAAAACAGCGCTTTGCCGCCAAGCGGGAGGAGTTTCTGCCCCTGATAGAAAAAATCAGGCGGGAATCGCGCGCCGGCGATTTTGTTTCGGCGCATATCCAGGACGCGCTGGTGCTGGAGTTTTTTTACCGCATGATCCGGGCGGTTCCCCGGGAGATCCTCTCGGATTATTATGTGGCGACCTCGCGCGCAGCATCTTTTTCCGCCAGCCTTGTTTCAGTTATCAACGAACAACTGACCCGGAAATTGAATGTCGGCGAACTGGCTTCGGCGCTTGGCGTCAGCGAAAGCTCCCTGGCGCACAAGTGCCGGGAAATACTGCATTGCTCGCCGGCGCGCCTTTTCCGGCAGGTCAAGCTGAACCGCGCCATGCGGATGCTGAAATCCACGGACATGCTGGTCAAGGAAGTGAGCGACTATCTGGGTTTTGAAAACCAGTTTCATTTTTCCCGGGCTTTCAAAAAGGCCTTCGGAAAAACCCCGTCGGAAGCGCAGAACGATAAAACTCCCTCGCCCCTTTGA